The following coding sequences are from one Macaca nemestrina isolate mMacNem1 chromosome 1, mMacNem.hap1, whole genome shotgun sequence window:
- the LOC105497796 gene encoding pleckstrin homology domain-containing family O member 1 isoform X1, which yields MRVLGGAPSGLPLSFLFLVKKGDALEAGDLRSSRIRTSLHYHRARPLGPGAAGGQVSWAPRVARAAAEPGSLPPGKRSPAAWRPPSSPSGPQDGNQQPAPPEKVGWVRKFCGKGIFREIWKNRYVVLKGDQLYISEKEVKDEKNIQEVFDLSDYEKCEELRKSKSRSKKNHSKFTLAHSKQPGNTAPNLIFLAVSPEEKESWISALNSAITRAKNRILDEVTVEEDSYLAHPTRDRAKIQHSRRPPTRGHLMAVASTSTSDGMLTLDLIQEEDPSPEEPTSCAESFRVDLDKSVAQLAGSRRRADSDRIQPSADRASSLSRPWEKPDKGATYTPQAPKKLTPTEKGRCASLEEILSQRDAAPARTLQLQAEEPPSPAPPHPGQLSRIQDLVARKLEKTQELLAEVQGLGDGKRKAKDPPRSPPDSESEQLLLETERLLGEASSNWNQAKRVLQEVRELRDLYRQMDLQTPDSHLRQTTPHNEAKGSTLRRPKDGETGGNPGHRGC from the exons ATGAGAGTTCTGGGTGGCGCGCCCTCCGGGCTCCCGCTctcgtttttgtttttggtcaAGAAAGGCGATGCTCTAGAGGCTGGCGATCTCCGGTCTTCACGAATCCGCACGTCTCTCCATTATCACCGCGCCCGCCCACTGGGCCCCGGGGCGGCCGGCGGCCAGGTCTCTTGGGCTCCGCGTGTCGCCCGAGCCGCCGCGGAGCCAGGGTCCCTGCCCCCTGGGAAGCGGTCTCCGGCCGCTTGGAGGCCGCCTTCTTCCCCCTCC GGGCCTCAGGATGGAAACCAGCAGCCTGCACCGCCCGAGAAGGTCGGCTGGGTCCGGAAATTCTGCGGGAAAGGGATTTTCAGGGAGATTTGGAAAAACCGCTATGTGGTGCTGAAAGGGGACCAGCTCTACATCTCTGAGAAGGAG gtaaaagatgagaaaaatattcAAGAGGTATTTGACCTGAGTGACTATGAGAAGTGTGAAGAGCTCCGGAAGtccaagagcaggagcaagaaaaATCATAGCAAGTTTACTCTTGCCCACTCCAAACAGCCCGGTAACACG GCACCCAACCTGATCTTCCTGGCAGTGAGTCCAGAAGAGAAGGAATCGTGGATCAGTGCCCTCAACTCTGCCATCACCCGAGCCAAGAACCGTATCTTGGATGAG GTCACCGTTGAGGAGGACAGCTATCTTGCCCATCCCACTCGAGACAGGGCAAAAATCCAACATTCCCGCCGCCCCCCAACAAGGGGACACCTAATGGCTGTG GCTTCCACGTCTACCTCGGATGGAATGCTGACCTTGGACCTGATCCAGGAGGAAGACCCTTCCCCTGAGGAACCAACCTCTTGTGCTGAGAGCTTTCGGGTTGACCTGGACAAGTCTGTGGCCCAGCTGGCAGGGAGCCGGCGGAGAGCAGACTCAGACCGCATCCAGCCCTCCGCAGACCGGGCAAGCAGCCTCTCCCGACCTTGGGAAAAACCAGACAAAGGGGCCACCTACACCCCCCAGGCACCCAAGAAGTTGACACCCACAGAGAAGGGCCGCTGCGCCTCCCTGGAGGAGATCCTGTCTCAGCGGGACGCTGCCCCTGCCCGCACCCTCCAGCTCCAGGCTGAGGAACCCCCATCCCCTGCCCCCCCGCACCCGGGGCAACTGTCCCGGATCCAGGACCTGGTAGCAAGGAAACTGGAGAAGACTCAGGAGCTTCTGGCAGAGGTTCAAGGACTGGGAGATGGGAAGCGAAAGGCCAAGGACCCCCCTCGGTCTCCGCCGGATTCTGAGTCAGAGCAGCTGCTGTTGGAGACGGAACGGCTGCTGGGAGAGGCGTCATCAAATTGGAACCAGGCAAAGAGGGTGCTGCAGGAGGTCAGGGAGCTGAGAGACCTGTACAGACAGATGGACCTGCAGACCCCCGACTCCCACCTCAGACAGACTACCCCGCACA ATGAAGCAAAGGGAAGCACCCTCCGGAGGCCCAAGGATGGGGAGACGGGGGggaacccaggacacagag GTTGTTAG
- the LOC105497796 gene encoding pleckstrin homology domain-containing family O member 1 isoform X2, which translates to MRVLGGAPSGLPLSFLFLVKKGDALEAGDLRSSRIRTSLHYHRARPLGPGAAGGQVSWAPRVARAAAEPGSLPPGKRSPAAWRPPSSPSGPQDGNQQPAPPEKVGWVRKFCGKGIFREIWKNRYVVLKGDQLYISEKEVKDEKNIQEVFDLSDYEKCEELRKSKSRSKKNHSKFTLAHSKQPGNTAPNLIFLAVSPEEKESWISALNSAITRAKNRILDEVTVEEDSYLAHPTRDRAKIQHSRRPPTRGHLMAVASTSTSDGMLTLDLIQEEDPSPEEPTSCAESFRVDLDKSVAQLAGSRRRADSDRIQPSADRASSLSRPWEKPDKGATYTPQAPKKLTPTEKGRCASLEEILSQRDAAPARTLQLQAEEPPSPAPPHPGQLSRIQDLVARKLEKTQELLAEVQGLGDGKRKAKDPPRSPPDSESEQLLLETERLLGEASSNWNQAKRVLQEVRELRDLYRQMDLQTPDSHLRQTTPHSQYRKSLM; encoded by the exons ATGAGAGTTCTGGGTGGCGCGCCCTCCGGGCTCCCGCTctcgtttttgtttttggtcaAGAAAGGCGATGCTCTAGAGGCTGGCGATCTCCGGTCTTCACGAATCCGCACGTCTCTCCATTATCACCGCGCCCGCCCACTGGGCCCCGGGGCGGCCGGCGGCCAGGTCTCTTGGGCTCCGCGTGTCGCCCGAGCCGCCGCGGAGCCAGGGTCCCTGCCCCCTGGGAAGCGGTCTCCGGCCGCTTGGAGGCCGCCTTCTTCCCCCTCC GGGCCTCAGGATGGAAACCAGCAGCCTGCACCGCCCGAGAAGGTCGGCTGGGTCCGGAAATTCTGCGGGAAAGGGATTTTCAGGGAGATTTGGAAAAACCGCTATGTGGTGCTGAAAGGGGACCAGCTCTACATCTCTGAGAAGGAG gtaaaagatgagaaaaatattcAAGAGGTATTTGACCTGAGTGACTATGAGAAGTGTGAAGAGCTCCGGAAGtccaagagcaggagcaagaaaaATCATAGCAAGTTTACTCTTGCCCACTCCAAACAGCCCGGTAACACG GCACCCAACCTGATCTTCCTGGCAGTGAGTCCAGAAGAGAAGGAATCGTGGATCAGTGCCCTCAACTCTGCCATCACCCGAGCCAAGAACCGTATCTTGGATGAG GTCACCGTTGAGGAGGACAGCTATCTTGCCCATCCCACTCGAGACAGGGCAAAAATCCAACATTCCCGCCGCCCCCCAACAAGGGGACACCTAATGGCTGTG GCTTCCACGTCTACCTCGGATGGAATGCTGACCTTGGACCTGATCCAGGAGGAAGACCCTTCCCCTGAGGAACCAACCTCTTGTGCTGAGAGCTTTCGGGTTGACCTGGACAAGTCTGTGGCCCAGCTGGCAGGGAGCCGGCGGAGAGCAGACTCAGACCGCATCCAGCCCTCCGCAGACCGGGCAAGCAGCCTCTCCCGACCTTGGGAAAAACCAGACAAAGGGGCCACCTACACCCCCCAGGCACCCAAGAAGTTGACACCCACAGAGAAGGGCCGCTGCGCCTCCCTGGAGGAGATCCTGTCTCAGCGGGACGCTGCCCCTGCCCGCACCCTCCAGCTCCAGGCTGAGGAACCCCCATCCCCTGCCCCCCCGCACCCGGGGCAACTGTCCCGGATCCAGGACCTGGTAGCAAGGAAACTGGAGAAGACTCAGGAGCTTCTGGCAGAGGTTCAAGGACTGGGAGATGGGAAGCGAAAGGCCAAGGACCCCCCTCGGTCTCCGCCGGATTCTGAGTCAGAGCAGCTGCTGTTGGAGACGGAACGGCTGCTGGGAGAGGCGTCATCAAATTGGAACCAGGCAAAGAGGGTGCTGCAGGAGGTCAGGGAGCTGAGAGACCTGTACAGACAGATGGACCTGCAGACCCCCGACTCCCACCTCAGACAGACTACCCCGCACAGTCAGTACCGGAAGAGCCTGATGTGA
- the LOC105497796 gene encoding pleckstrin homology domain-containing family O member 1 isoform X3, with protein MMKKNNSAKRGPQDGNQQPAPPEKVGWVRKFCGKGIFREIWKNRYVVLKGDQLYISEKEVKDEKNIQEVFDLSDYEKCEELRKSKSRSKKNHSKFTLAHSKQPGNTAPNLIFLAVSPEEKESWISALNSAITRAKNRILDEVTVEEDSYLAHPTRDRAKIQHSRRPPTRGHLMAVASTSTSDGMLTLDLIQEEDPSPEEPTSCAESFRVDLDKSVAQLAGSRRRADSDRIQPSADRASSLSRPWEKPDKGATYTPQAPKKLTPTEKGRCASLEEILSQRDAAPARTLQLQAEEPPSPAPPHPGQLSRIQDLVARKLEKTQELLAEVQGLGDGKRKAKDPPRSPPDSESEQLLLETERLLGEASSNWNQAKRVLQEVRELRDLYRQMDLQTPDSHLRQTTPHSQYRKSLM; from the exons ATGATGAAGAAGAACAATTCCGCCAAGCGG GGGCCTCAGGATGGAAACCAGCAGCCTGCACCGCCCGAGAAGGTCGGCTGGGTCCGGAAATTCTGCGGGAAAGGGATTTTCAGGGAGATTTGGAAAAACCGCTATGTGGTGCTGAAAGGGGACCAGCTCTACATCTCTGAGAAGGAG gtaaaagatgagaaaaatattcAAGAGGTATTTGACCTGAGTGACTATGAGAAGTGTGAAGAGCTCCGGAAGtccaagagcaggagcaagaaaaATCATAGCAAGTTTACTCTTGCCCACTCCAAACAGCCCGGTAACACG GCACCCAACCTGATCTTCCTGGCAGTGAGTCCAGAAGAGAAGGAATCGTGGATCAGTGCCCTCAACTCTGCCATCACCCGAGCCAAGAACCGTATCTTGGATGAG GTCACCGTTGAGGAGGACAGCTATCTTGCCCATCCCACTCGAGACAGGGCAAAAATCCAACATTCCCGCCGCCCCCCAACAAGGGGACACCTAATGGCTGTG GCTTCCACGTCTACCTCGGATGGAATGCTGACCTTGGACCTGATCCAGGAGGAAGACCCTTCCCCTGAGGAACCAACCTCTTGTGCTGAGAGCTTTCGGGTTGACCTGGACAAGTCTGTGGCCCAGCTGGCAGGGAGCCGGCGGAGAGCAGACTCAGACCGCATCCAGCCCTCCGCAGACCGGGCAAGCAGCCTCTCCCGACCTTGGGAAAAACCAGACAAAGGGGCCACCTACACCCCCCAGGCACCCAAGAAGTTGACACCCACAGAGAAGGGCCGCTGCGCCTCCCTGGAGGAGATCCTGTCTCAGCGGGACGCTGCCCCTGCCCGCACCCTCCAGCTCCAGGCTGAGGAACCCCCATCCCCTGCCCCCCCGCACCCGGGGCAACTGTCCCGGATCCAGGACCTGGTAGCAAGGAAACTGGAGAAGACTCAGGAGCTTCTGGCAGAGGTTCAAGGACTGGGAGATGGGAAGCGAAAGGCCAAGGACCCCCCTCGGTCTCCGCCGGATTCTGAGTCAGAGCAGCTGCTGTTGGAGACGGAACGGCTGCTGGGAGAGGCGTCATCAAATTGGAACCAGGCAAAGAGGGTGCTGCAGGAGGTCAGGGAGCTGAGAGACCTGTACAGACAGATGGACCTGCAGACCCCCGACTCCCACCTCAGACAGACTACCCCGCACAGTCAGTACCGGAAGAGCCTGATGTGA